CATCAAAGCCCACCACAATGAGAACTACCAATTCATTGATGTGAGTGCTGGTGCAGGAGAGCTCCAGGAGGGGGAGGATGTCACACATGTAATGGTTGATGGTGTTGGCATCACAGAAGGTCAATCTCAGCATACATCCTGTGTGGGCCCAGGTGGCAATGAATGCCCCCACATATACAATCACAGCCAGCAGAGAACAGATCTGAGGAGACATGGTGACTGTGTACTTCAGCGGCTTGCaaatggccacatagcgatcataGGCCATCACTACCAACACATAGCACTCTGCATTGacaaagaagcaataaaaaaatagctGAGTCATGCACCCTGCATAGGAGATGGTGTTCATCTTTGACACAAAGTTTACCAACAGTTTTGGGGTGATGACAGAAGAGTAACAGAGATCAATAAAGGATAAATTAAAGAGGAAGTAGTACATGGGCGTGTGAAGGTAAGAATTCAGTCCTATGAGGGTGACCAAGCCCAGGTTTCCTGCCACCGTGACAATATAGATtcctaggaaaagaaagaagaggggtaGCTGGATCTCTGAATATGTGGTTAAACCCACAAGGATAAACTCAGCGACTAAGGAACTGTTTCCAATGTCCATTCTCTTCCAGTGGGATCTGAAAGATAGGAGAGTAGAGTCACATTTGAGGCAGAATCCAGATTTCTCATGTACTCCCAGTCCAGTCTATTCTGGAACCAAGGAACCAGGAGACTCTGGTGTGGTTTCCTATTTTATAGAAAGCTGGATCTGGCCCTCCTCAAGGAAGACAAGCACATAGGAGGCATCAGCATAGTTCCAAGTATTACTCAGAGAAATGTTTCAAGAGGTGAAGAAGTACaagtatttttcatcttttctctgctttcatttgtCACTAATaccttttattctttcatttaatccaGTTGGTACTTGTTAATCCCTACTCACCACACTTTGGCTACCCTGGACTGACCACAAATCCAGAATGGATGCTGTGTAGGGTGGAGATCATGAGCACATGTCCATAACAGAGTTTGGGAAATAGTGACACACAGAGCCTCTTTGGCTTCCCAAGCGTATACAGCAAGAAAA
The Equus caballus isolate H_3958 breed thoroughbred chromosome 7, TB-T2T, whole genome shotgun sequence genome window above contains:
- the OR8B86 gene encoding olfactory receptor family 8 subfamily B member 86, producing the protein MDIGNSSLVAEFILVGLTTYSEIQLPLFFLFLGIYIVTVAGNLGLVTLIGLNSYLHTPMYYFLFNLSFIDLCYSSVITPKLLVNFVSKMNTISYAGCMTQLFFYCFFVNAECYVLVVMAYDRYVAICKPLKYTVTMSPQICSLLAVIVYVGAFIATWAHTGCMLRLTFCDANTINHYMCDILPLLELSCTSTHINELVVLIVVGFDVSVPSLTIIVSYSFILSSILRIRSTEGRSKAFSTCSSHIIVVSIFFGSGAFMYLHPSSVLSMDQGKVSTVFYTIVVPMLNPLIYSFRNKEVKIALKKSLSRKSFS
- the OR8B86 gene encoding olfactory receptor family 8 subfamily B member 86 isoform X1, with the protein product MDIGNSSLVAEFILVGLTTYSEIQLPLFFLFLGIYIVTVAGNLGLVTLIGLNSYLHTPMYYFLFNLSFIDLCYSSVITPKLLVNFVSKMNTISYAGCMTQLFFYCFFVNAECYVLVVMAYDRYVAICKPLKYTVTMSPQICSLLAVIVYVGAFIATWAHTGCMLRLTFCDANTINHYMCDILPLLELSCTSTHINELVVLIVVGFDVSVPSLTIIVSYSFILSSILRIRSTEGRSKAFSTCSSHIIVVSIFFGSGAFMYLHPSSVLSMDQGKVSTVFYTIVVPMLNPLIYSFRNKEVKIALKKSLIK